In one window of Verrucomicrobiia bacterium DNA:
- a CDS encoding ATPase domain-containing protein, translated as MAVKLMSDIMRCQTGTEGLDNILGGGLPRNRVYLVQGDPGVGKTTLAMQFLIAGAEMGETGLYITLSETKEELELVASSHGWKLTKIRLFELSAIEEKLKGETETTFFHPSEVELNRTTKILLDEVERVKPARVVFDSLSELRMLAETPLRYRRQILQLKQFFAGRKCTVLLLDDRSSGAEDLQIESISHGVISLHRTAPEYGVARRRVSIEKIRGQKYREGNHDMIIRRGGVLIFPRLVAAEHHSKFRKEAFSSGIKALDALLGGGLDRGTSNMFMGPPGSGKSTLAIQFALQAAKRGEKVLLFIFDETKENLITRTKGLDMDLAAFVGKGLIQIEQIDPAEISPGEMGHRISQAVLKKGVKMIILDSINGYLNAMPGERLLNLQLHELLAFLNQQGVITIMVLAQQGLVGSMQSSVDLTYLADSVILLRYFEAHGELRQALSVVKKRTGGHERTIREVKISKGGIEVGKPLTAMQGVLTGVPTIIAKELPKQEDGGKIE; from the coding sequence ATGGCGGTCAAACTTATGAGTGATATTATGAGGTGCCAGACGGGGACGGAAGGACTGGACAATATTTTGGGAGGCGGTCTGCCCAGGAACCGGGTGTATCTGGTGCAGGGCGATCCAGGGGTGGGCAAGACGACGCTGGCGATGCAGTTCCTGATCGCGGGGGCGGAAATGGGGGAAACCGGGCTATATATCACGCTTTCGGAAACGAAAGAGGAACTTGAGCTGGTGGCTTCATCGCACGGGTGGAAGCTGACCAAGATACGGCTGTTCGAACTTTCCGCGATCGAGGAGAAGTTGAAGGGGGAGACGGAGACGACGTTCTTCCATCCATCAGAGGTCGAATTGAACCGGACGACGAAGATTTTGCTGGATGAAGTGGAGCGGGTGAAGCCGGCGCGGGTGGTGTTTGATTCGCTTTCGGAGTTGCGGATGCTGGCGGAAACACCGTTGCGTTACCGGCGGCAGATATTGCAGTTGAAGCAGTTTTTTGCGGGCAGGAAATGCACGGTGCTCTTGCTGGATGACCGTTCATCGGGTGCTGAGGATCTGCAGATAGAGAGTATCTCGCATGGTGTGATCTCGCTGCACCGCACGGCGCCGGAATATGGTGTGGCGCGGCGGCGGGTGAGCATTGAGAAAATCCGCGGGCAGAAGTATCGTGAAGGCAATCATGACATGATCATCAGGAGGGGGGGGGTGTTGATATTCCCGAGGCTGGTGGCGGCGGAGCATCATTCAAAATTCAGGAAAGAGGCGTTTTCGAGCGGGATAAAGGCGCTGGATGCGCTGTTGGGCGGCGGGTTGGACCGGGGAACATCCAATATGTTCATGGGGCCTCCGGGGTCAGGCAAGTCGACTTTGGCGATCCAGTTCGCGTTGCAGGCGGCCAAACGGGGAGAGAAGGTGTTGTTGTTCATCTTTGACGAGACGAAGGAGAATCTGATCACGCGCACGAAGGGGCTGGATATGGATCTGGCAGCTTTTGTGGGGAAAGGGTTGATCCAGATCGAGCAGATTGATCCAGCGGAGATCTCGCCAGGTGAGATGGGCCACCGGATCAGCCAAGCGGTGCTGAAGAAGGGTGTCAAGATGATCATCCTGGACAGCATCAACGGCTATCTGAACGCAATGCCGGGGGAGCGGTTGCTTAACCTGCAATTGCATGAATTGCTGGCGTTCCTGAACCAACAGGGGGTAATCACGATCATGGTGCTGGCGCAGCAGGGGCTGGTGGGGAGCATGCAGAGTTCAGTAGATCTGACGTATCTGGCGGATTCGGTCATTTTGCTGCGTTACTTCGAGGCGCATGGCGAACTGAGGCAGGCGCTTTCGGTGGTGAAAAAGCGTACGGGCGGTCACGAGCGGACCATCCGGGAGGTGAAGATATCGAAAGGCGGTATTGAGGTTGGCAAGCCGTTGACGGCGATGCAGGGGGTGTTGACGGGTGTGCCGACGATTATTGCGAAGGAGTTGCCGAAGCAGGAGGATGGCGGAAAAATCGAATGA